The genomic region TTTCTTTTTGTACACACTTAGATTCTGACCAAACCTGTTGACCAGCTCATATCCTTCAACTTCGATCCAATCAGGTTTTTCTGCAGTCAGAACCCAGTCGAATTCAGAATATCCACAAGGTATTTTCATATTCCTTTCATCCCAAAAAGCCCTATATACATGAAAATTGTATGTATAATTTGTCTTATTATCAAAGCCATATATGTTGCTTTTCCATATATACGGCTCTTCACGGTAACTACTGTTGTAAATGTACACTATACAAGGTTTAGGTAATCCATCTGCCATCATTTTATAAGCAACAACAGTAGGCACATAGTTTCCAATTACCAATACCTTTTCTTTTCCAGCAAGAAATAAACCCGCTTCTCTTTCAGCAGCGTATTCATCTACAAATCCACTTGTAAGCACCATCAGAGAGGATATCATCAAAACGGCCATTGAAGTTAGAATAATCAATAACGAAAACCTATCAAACTTTCCACCAAGCCTATTAAAAATAAGAGAAGAAGAAAAAGCGCAAACGGCTGGCATCAGGGGCAGAGGGTACCAGAAATACCCAACACCAACAAAAAAAACCAGAGGAAGTAGCGACATCCATGTCGCTAGCCATATTCTCCTTTTCCAAAACTTACACAATCCAATAATAGATGAAACAACAAGAACGTTTGAATTTATAATAAATTCCCCCAGTCCACCTACAAACCTCTTGAAAATCTCAAAATCTATCCCACCAGTGCTCCACCACGATCCAAAAATCTTGCTCGGGATGTTATACAAATACTCGCCAATTATGGCTTCTCTCTCTTCAAAAAGAGCATCATAAACAAATAAAGAAAGCGGAAGAAAAAAAAGCGAAATAAGAAACTCAAACTTACGCAACTCTCCCTTCCGCTCAAAGGCATATGCAACGGCAACTATGGGAATAATAAAGGCAACAACAGTTTTTGTCCAATATGCAAATGCAGATAAAATCCCCCCCAAAATATAGAATCGCGGATCTGACTTACCATGAAAATAACAGGCAAGTGATGAGAGCACAAAAAACAACAAAACCGAATCTACAAGCGCACTCGTATCGGCATAAAGAGAAGAAAAAGAAAGCATGAACATCAACGATGTGCATAGTGCAAAATCCGCTGAAAATTCCCTTCTAAACATCAGATAAATGAGCACAACAGAACACGCTCCAAAAAATAGAGACGACAAGCGATACGGCAAGCCAAGGTCAATTTCAACATCAAGCAGCCCAATAATCGCCTTTGAAGCGACTACAAAGGGTGCAGACAACAGAAAAGGAACTACTGGTCTCCAAGCTACTTCCTGTCCAAAATATGTTGGTATGATCCTTGGCTTTTCCAAGAATTCATCCACCATTCTTGCATAAAGTGCCTCATCCTTAATAAGCGGCCTGTTATACGCAACAAAAGTTGCACGGGATAAAAGAAAAACAATCAAAAGCAAAGCAACATGTTTTTTTAGTTCAGATACCATAAGGTAAAATTGAAGCATCAATTATAAAAACTCTGTCTTCATCTATCTGCTTTAATATGGTAAATATACGCCGCGATGGAGATGTGCTAATATTTGACTGCGTAAGTATTCCCTACGAACTATTCTCTCCCAGCTTCATAAATGACATGTTCCATACTCTTTCAACACTTGATTTTGAACCAAAGCAACTGAGATTTGAGGAAGAGTTAGTTGTTGAGTTTTCTCCACAACAAACGAAGATACTGATTGATTATGTGAAAATAATCCGACAAGTGGACTCACTGCGTTTAAAGAAGGAGATTTATGGCCATCCACAGGACGACCGCGTAGCAGCAAGAAGGAAATTACTTTCCGATTTTTATGAGCAAATGTTCATGAACCCAGTTCTTGCTCTCCAGACTCTTGATGACTACAAAGAGCCGCAGCCCACAAGGTCTCTTTTCGTTGAAGGGTATAGAACGTTTTTTGCTTGGCTAAATGGAATTATAAAGGCAATGCGGTCCAATAAATTTTATCTACTTTGTAGGGAGGCTGGCGATGCACAGAGTGTAATTCTATCCTTTGGCGGACTCAGAAGTTTGCGATATGTCCCACTCCTACAACTATCCGTCCCTCCATACGCAAAGCCACTACAAATAGAAGAGGCAAGATACGAAATAGGGGAAGGTTTAACCGTACAGATATATGAAACAGGGAGAGAAGCCCATCTTTATGTTATTGAAAACCCTCTCATAGAAAACCTAAAACCAGAACTAACTGAACTGATGAAATCAAAAATAGCGGAGGAGCTGGCAGCGATAAAGGACCAACAGATCGTTTGGGATACCATCTATGAAACTAAATCACGCGAATATTCAGATTACTTTCTTTTAACTGCATCCTCAAAGTCAATAGAACTCTCAAGCAAGCAAGCATACGCAATGGGACGTGAGGCAGCCTCATGGGTCGTTGGACTGGGCTCTCCAATTGAGAACATGTCTCTGGACTGCGAAAATATAACAGATATTTATATAGACTCTCAGAACTCCCCAATTTATATAGAGCACGCAAAGTTTGGCCTGTGCCACACTCTGTGGAGATACAATACTGAAATGCTCGAATCAGCATTTAGAAACATTGTCTCGCTTACCAAGGAAAGCAGAAAATTCGATTCCAGCAACCCAGTTTTAGATGTGGTCGTGCGAAGACTTAATCTCAGATGCCATCTCCAACGTCCCCCAGCCACATTCGGCGACCTCCAAGCTGCATTCAGGCTCTCAAAACCAACTCCGTTTACATACCCTCAATACTTCTACTATAAGTCATTTACTCCATTCTTTACGGGCTACGATCACGTGATGGTTTCTCTTGGTTGCTCAGAAGCAGTGCTCGGAATAAAAGCTGTAGGAAAAACCGCCTTTACTGCTTCAAAAATACTTGCCATAGGCACAAAAAAAAGAATACTCCCTATCCAAGACATAGAAGAAATACCAGTGAGAGCTTACAGAAAGCGTGGCTTTCATATAGGTGCCATGCGTGTTCAATCCTCAGACAAAGAGGGATTGACTCTACAGCCTAAATCAGCCGAGCTTGACTTAGTAACGATGGCAAACGCAAGCCTGAGGATGGGGGAGGCGTGTTTAATAATAAATGAAGTGCGCTCGCGCCTTGCACTTCAAGGAGTAATCAACCTTCTAAACACGCAACCCGGAGTCTTCCTCCTCTATAACCTCCATGCAAGGTCACTATCAGAGATTCAGGATCGTCTTGAGATGGTATTTGGAATCCCTGGCGCATCCATGTTTTCAACAGATCGCTATTCATTCCTAAAAAAGCTTCGCTTTGGTAGAAAAGACCGGTTTTATCGTGTGCTTGACAACAGCTTCGAGACAGACGCGGAACAAAAAACTTTCGTGAAAGTCTTTACGTTCATTCAGGGACCAAGTATAGATTCATCTCAGCTTAAGTGTCTCTTTCTCAAAAACAAAGAGGCCTCATCGCCTTCGCTGCGAGGACTTGATCTTGGAAAAATGGAAAAAAATCTGGATATCGAATTCATCCCTCCGGTTATGAAACGAGTTGCGCAAGAGCACATCCTGCAACCGGAAGACTACATCATGCTCTCATTCCTGTACGCCAAAATTTACTCAGATATTTACGATAAATCTTTAGAACTAAAAAACAAGAACATAACTGAGCTTGACTTTGTACTGGAGTGTGTTTCAGCTCTCAACATTCTGCTAAAAGAAAAAGAGCGTGAAAATGGAAGCGTCGATTTTGCCGACTTACAGCCCGAATGGGAAAGACAGTTTCATGGCCTTTTAAGCGACTTTCTTTTAGGAAAGCTAAACGCAAAAGGCAAGCTAACCTCAAAAGAATTAAACGAAGAGGAAGAGGGAGAAGTTGATAATTAAAAAAGAAGACTTGGAACGCATTAAAGAATGGTGCAGAAAAATAAAAGAAAAAGAAAAGAGAACCTATATAATACGAAGAAATCCATTTCAAAACGAGATTCCTTGGACAAGAACTATCCTGTTCATAGACATAGACAAGCCGAAGGAATATTGCTCACGCCTAAATCTTGTCTATGATTCATCCACCGACACACTTTGGCGCTTCGTTGACAACAAATGGATCTCTCTAAAGCCCCCAAGCCAGTAACCATCTGTCAATCAAATAAAACCTCCAACCTAATCTGAACTTCCCAAGCCCCACTTTTGCATCTAGCCTCCTTTTAATCCCACCTCACTTTTCTACAAGCCATCTATTCTACCATGAGTTTTTCCCATACTTTGTCGTTTTACTAATTTACTGGCTAACTCAGCGCCAAAACAGGTCAAAACAAAATATGTACCTCCCACTCTCTTTAGTTTAGCACAAAAAGTCTAGAGCTTGGCCCGTTCAACAACAACCTTCTTTCCACTAACATTCCATTTCTCAATTATATTCCCGTCGCTGTCGGAAAGGACTACGGTAGTAAAATCATTGCCAACAATCATCGTCACTATAGGGTCCTGGCCCGGTTTTGGAGATATTTGAAGCGTAAACGGCTTTTCGGTTGCTGGCAAAGCACATCCCTCTTTTATTTATTAGTATGTGTTCTCCATATCGATTTTTTTTATTGCCTTTGCAAGCATCGAGTCAGGAAATCTTTTTTCAACAATATCTGCAAGCAAGGTAAGCTCCCTCCTCATCTCGTAAATAACCTCTAACTTTTCCCTCTCGGTCTTTACGGGCACAGACTTTAAATCTATGTTAAGTCCGCTCAGGGACTCAGAATAAAAGCTTTTTTGTTTGAAAGCCATAAGTTATTTGTGCCGTTCCATATTTAAATACATCTCATCTGCAAGATATGTTTCATGTCGAAGTCAGAATTTCTTAGAAGATGTAAGGAAATAAGAGAGCGAGTTTTGAGTTATAAAAATCCACTCATAATAAACCACTTTGATTGCGACGGAATCGCAAGCGGAGCAATAACAGCAATAGCTCTAACCAAAATGAAAAAAAAATATAATATTATAACCGTAAGGAAGCTTGACACAAAAACAATCGAATCAGCAATAAGGCACTCGGAGAAAGATGGAGAAGTCATCTTCGTCGACCTTGGAGGCGCATCACAAGAGATAGACAAGATAGAAGAAGGCGTAATTCTTGACCACCACCAAACTGATGGCACAAAACTACTTCAAGCAAATCCACACCTTTTTGGCTTTGATGGAGGAACCGAAATAAGCTCATCAGGGGTTGCGTATCTTGTTTTTGGAATAAGGCCGGATCTCGCAGTAGTAGGGGCAATAGGAGACATGCAATATCCGCTCTCGGGTCTTAATAGGTTTCTCCTTGAAGAAGGAATGAAAACAGGAGAGGTCCAGATAAAAATAGACCTCCGACTATATGGAAGAGGCTCACGCCCGCTTGCTCAGATGCTTGAGTTTGCAGATGACCCTCCCCTCCCTCACTTAAGCGCAAATCCTCGGGCATGTGTGGAATTCCTCGAAAAAAATGGATTTTGGAGCGAGGACAAAAGAAACAAGAGCTATTATGATTTGAGCACTGAGGAGCAAAAAAAGTTTGTTGACTCACTCATACTCTTTTTAGCTCAAGGAGGAAATGAGGATATCGCAAAGCAGATAATCGGTGAGGTCTATACCTTCCCAAAACAGGATATAAAAACTGAGCTATATGATGCAAGCGACTTTTCAACACTTCTAAACGCCTGCGGGAGACACAATAAACCAGAAATAGGTATAGGTGTATGTATGGGTGATAAAAACGCATATCAAGAAGCCTCTCTGCTACTTGCAAAGCACAGAAAAAAACTCAGAGAAGGCCTCTCTTTTGCATCTTCCCACCTACAAGATTTTGGAAAGTTTCTCTTTTTAGATGCAAGGGGAGTGATAGACGATGGAATAATTGGCGTTGTGGCAGGAATGGTTCTTCCTCCAAACTCCAAAAAACCTATTTTTGCAATAGCCACTGATGATATAGGGGGCATAAAGGTTTCAGCACGTGCTAATAATGCCCTTGTAACCAAAGGTCTAAATCTGGGGCTAATTCTTAAGCTGTCTTCAGTTGCTGTTGGCGGAGCTGGCGGAGGGCACAAGGTTGCAGCTGGTGCTCAGATACCAAAAGAAAAGTTAAATGATTTCCTACTAAAATTAAATTCAAATTTATAACAAACTCAAATTTATAATCAAATAGCAAAAAAGACAGCAACATAGAGTGACGCAGATGTCTCTAAACGCGCTTGGAATAGTAAAGACTTCCTTCTCGCTTTACATAAAAAACATGCCGGCACTTGTTTGGGCTACGCTAACTTACCTTATCTCCGTAGCCGTGTCAAATGGAGCGGCAATTAGCATTGTCCTGATATTTTTTCTTATTATGGCTGCATTTGAAGTCCCTTCACTTATATTTACAATTGTTCTTACACTGGCCGCATCCTCCGTCTTAGTTGCTCTTTTTTACGTGCTTTCCGCCCTTAAGTGTGGGTATTTTCAGATGTGCAATATTGCAAGCAGAGGAGGCTCAGCTTCAGTTCTTGGATTTTTAGAATACTCCTCAAGAAAGGCCCTTCCAGCTTTCCTAATAGAGGTTGTCCAGCTTTTTGTAATTATCCTCTTTCTCATTCCGCCTCTCATCGTATATTTTTTATCAGCAAACAAACTAATTTCATTCTTTTTGTTCTTGGCTTTCCTTGTCTTTGGAGTTGGCGCCTCCTTCATCTTTTCTCTAGCCTTGCCGTCCAATATAATGGATGGCACTAACACAATAAACTCATTAAAGCGTTCAATAAAATATGTAGGAAAGTATCCTCTCAGATACGGATTGGTAATCCTAATCAATATCTCGATTACCTCAATAGTGTCTCTAGTCCCATTTTTTGGGTTACTTCTTGTAGTATTCTTTGCCTTGCCACTGTTCGTGATATCTCTCTTTGTTTTTTATGTTGAAGTGCGCACGCTTTAAAAAATTGAAAAAGCAGAATAACACTTTATAATAACTAAGATGCAAATTATTTCAGGGGGGGTTGGATGATACTATTTAGTCCAAATTGCTCAGATCTCGGCGTCCCAAACATAGAAATAAAGAAATTCCCAGACGGTGAAAACTATCTTCGAGTCCCTTCTTTAAAGGATGCAGAGGGAAACCAAGTAACGTTATTCCATCGCGCTTATCCTTCGCAGGATTCCTCACTCATCCAGCTTTTCCTCCTGCTTAAAACTCTAAAGAGAGCCACAGATAAAATAACAGCTGTAATCCCATACCTTCCCTATGCTCGCCAGGACAAAATGGTCTTGGAGGGAGAGTCAAAAAGCTCAGAGTCAATCTGCAACATAATATCTGAATCTGGATGTAAGGAGCTTGTGACGTTCGATGCGCACTTTCTAAAAATGAAAGGAACTTATAGGTATGGGAACCTAAAAATACGCAATCTAAGTCTTAGCGACGAACTTATATCCTACCTCTACTCTGAGTGTACAAATCCAGTTATAATCTCTCCTGACAAAGGCGCTTCCTATATGGTCGTAGAGCGCGGAGGCCTTTCTATGGAGAAAAAAAGAAAAGGCTATGAGCAATCAGAACTTGCAGAACGAAAGGTAAGTATAATGAAAACCGATGCAAAAATGGAAGACAGAGACGTAATAATCATAGATGATATGATTGCTGGCGGAGGTACAATGGCCCGAGCGGTTGATATCTGCAAGAAGAAGGGAGCAAGGAAAATATATTGCGGAGCAACTCATGGATTATTTCTTGGAGATTCAGCTAATAAAATACTCAGTGCTGGGGCAGAGGAAATTGTTGTATCAAATACAATACTATCCCCCTATTCAAAAATAAACTTTATGGACAAGCTTAGGGGTCTTATATAGATGAGAATATACAACACCTTCACCAGAAGCAAAGAGGAATTCAAACCTATAAAAGAAGGACAAGTTTCAATGTACGTTTGTGGCATCACTACTTACGACTATACTCACCTCGGCCACGCAAGAACCTTTGTTTCGTTTGATGTCATAAGAAGATATCTAATCTACAAGGGCTACAAAGTGAGCTACGTTCAAAACGTAACCGACATCGATGATAAAATAATAAATCGGGCAAAAGAAACTGGTGAAGACCCACTTGCGCTATCCAACCGATTTGATATACTATCAAGAGAAGACCTCAACTCGCTAGGCATTCTCAAAGCTGACGCATATCCTCGCGTTAGCGAAAACATTAATGAAATAATCTCGTTGGTCCAGCGGCTTATCGAAAAGGGGTTTGCGTATAAAACGCAAACCGGCGTCTATTTCTCAGTTGAGAAATTCAAAGCATATGGCAAACTCTCCCACCAGAAGCTTTCAAAAATAAAGGCTGGGGCAAGAGTTGAAGTTGGAGAGACGAAAAAGAATCCAGCAGACTTTGCTTTATGGAAAATCACAAGTGAAGATGAACTTGGTTTTCCATCTCCTTTTGGACGGGGGAGACCAGGATGGCACATAGAATGCTCTGCAATGTCCCTAAAATACCACGGAGAAACATTTGACATTCATGGTGGAGCGCAAGACTTAATCTTCCCCCACCACGAAAACGAGATAGCACAGTCAGAATGCGCAAATGGAAAAAAATTTGTACAATATTGGATGCATGTCGGATTTCTAACCGTAAATGGAGAGAAAATGTCAAAGTCCCTTGGTAATTTCATTACTGTTAGGGATGCGCTAAAAAAATTCACTCCACACGCCATTCGCATGTTTTTTATACAGACACACTACCGAAGTCCAATAGACTTTTCAGAGAAATCAGTCATAAGCGCTCAGAATGCTCTTACAAGCATATACAACACTCTCAAAAGTGCAAGAGAAACGGCTCTCTCAGCTTCCAACGTACCAGATAACGAACTCGAACTCAAAATATCCAAAACCTATAAACTCTTTGAAGATAGAATGGATGACGATTTTGATACTCCAAGTGCGCTGGCTGCTCTCTTCAGATTAGTTTCCCTTACCAACACCCATATTTCTTCTGACAATCCATCTGCGCCCTCACTATCCCTTGCAGCCAACAAAATAGAGTCTATCCTAAAGCTCTTTGCTCTCATGCCGCCTCAAAAATCCCTCCCCCTTGCTCCAATCCAA from Candidatus Anstonellales archaeon harbors:
- a CDS encoding phospholipid carrier-dependent glycosyltransferase, which encodes MVSELKKHVALLLIVFLLSRATFVAYNRPLIKDEALYARMVDEFLEKPRIIPTYFGQEVAWRPVVPFLLSAPFVVASKAIIGLLDVEIDLGLPYRLSSLFFGACSVVLIYLMFRREFSADFALCTSLMFMLSFSSLYADTSALVDSVLLFFVLSSLACYFHGKSDPRFYILGGILSAFAYWTKTVVAFIIPIVAVAYAFERKGELRKFEFLISLFFLPLSLFVYDALFEEREAIIGEYLYNIPSKIFGSWWSTGGIDFEIFKRFVGGLGEFIINSNVLVVSSIIGLCKFWKRRIWLATWMSLLPLVFFVGVGYFWYPLPLMPAVCAFSSSLIFNRLGGKFDRFSLLIILTSMAVLMISSLMVLTSGFVDEYAAEREAGLFLAGKEKVLVIGNYVPTVVAYKMMADGLPKPCIVYIYNSSYREEPYIWKSNIYGFDNKTNYTYNFHVYRAFWDERNMKIPCGYSEFDWVLTAEKPDWIEVEGYELVNRFGQNLSVYKKKSAK
- a CDS encoding DHH family phosphoesterase; translation: MSKSEFLRRCKEIRERVLSYKNPLIINHFDCDGIASGAITAIALTKMKKKYNIITVRKLDTKTIESAIRHSEKDGEVIFVDLGGASQEIDKIEEGVILDHHQTDGTKLLQANPHLFGFDGGTEISSSGVAYLVFGIRPDLAVVGAIGDMQYPLSGLNRFLLEEGMKTGEVQIKIDLRLYGRGSRPLAQMLEFADDPPLPHLSANPRACVEFLEKNGFWSEDKRNKSYYDLSTEEQKKFVDSLILFLAQGGNEDIAKQIIGEVYTFPKQDIKTELYDASDFSTLLNACGRHNKPEIGIGVCMGDKNAYQEASLLLAKHRKKLREGLSFASSHLQDFGKFLFLDARGVIDDGIIGVVAGMVLPPNSKKPIFAIATDDIGGIKVSARANNALVTKGLNLGLILKLSSVAVGGAGGGHKVAAGAQIPKEKLNDFLLKLNSNL
- the prs gene encoding ribose-phosphate diphosphokinase encodes the protein MILFSPNCSDLGVPNIEIKKFPDGENYLRVPSLKDAEGNQVTLFHRAYPSQDSSLIQLFLLLKTLKRATDKITAVIPYLPYARQDKMVLEGESKSSESICNIISESGCKELVTFDAHFLKMKGTYRYGNLKIRNLSLSDELISYLYSECTNPVIISPDKGASYMVVERGGLSMEKKRKGYEQSELAERKVSIMKTDAKMEDRDVIIIDDMIAGGGTMARAVDICKKKGARKIYCGATHGLFLGDSANKILSAGAEEIVVSNTILSPYSKINFMDKLRGLI
- the cysS gene encoding cysteine--tRNA ligase produces the protein MRIYNTFTRSKEEFKPIKEGQVSMYVCGITTYDYTHLGHARTFVSFDVIRRYLIYKGYKVSYVQNVTDIDDKIINRAKETGEDPLALSNRFDILSREDLNSLGILKADAYPRVSENINEIISLVQRLIEKGFAYKTQTGVYFSVEKFKAYGKLSHQKLSKIKAGARVEVGETKKNPADFALWKITSEDELGFPSPFGRGRPGWHIECSAMSLKYHGETFDIHGGAQDLIFPHHENEIAQSECANGKKFVQYWMHVGFLTVNGEKMSKSLGNFITVRDALKKFTPHAIRMFFIQTHYRSPIDFSEKSVISAQNALTSIYNTLKSARETALSASNVPDNELELKISKTYKLFEDRMDDDFDTPSALAALFRLVSLTNTHISSDNPSAPSLSLAANKIESILKLFALMPPQKSLPLAPIQKILISYGIKQPPNTAEACINQLIEMRNSARKKKNFELSDKIRAELAKVGVILEDSGDKTTYKIC